The following DNA comes from Cyanobacteria bacterium GSL.Bin1.
GCTTGCCATCACCTGGGGATAAATCGGTTGCAACCCTGGTAATGTCCAAAGGGGACTCGTCATAAAAATGGGATTGCGCAAGACTTCTAAACTAAAGGCTTGTACAGCTAACTCGGTTTGATTGTGAGCCAGCAGACTTAAGCCTAAACTATAGAAAACGCCCCGTTTTGCCGGGAGTAGTTGTGCCGACTGAGCAAAGGATTGAGTCGCCTCTTGAGGATTCCCTTGCTTGAGTTGTAACCAGCCTAAGTTCGTATAACCAAATTCGCGATCGCGCGATGCTTCTAAGCCGGCTTCAAACCAATTGACGCTTTGGGCTAATAAGTCTTGATGCTGTGCTGCATTACCGGCGGTTAACGCCCTTTCTCCTAAATTCCAACCCAATTGATAAGAATAGTAAGGCTCCCAAGGAACCAGTTTATGGGCTTGGGTTAACCGTTCTACGAAGCCCTCCCAATTGGGTTCAGCTTGCGCTAAGGCACTGAAGCCTTGACTCGAAACTTGCCACCCGCGATGAATGGGAAAGAGCCAAATCAAAACGGCAACGGTAAAGCCTAACCCCGCTAAGCCGAGTTGTGGTGCAGAAGGAAGGGTGACAAAATCTTTTTGTCGTAAAATTGACGCGATCGCGGCTAAATAAATTACTAACGTCCCACTAATCGCAATATTATCCAACTGATAATCTGTGAGACTGACAACAACGTAACCGAACAAAGCGCAGAACAAACTCCCTGCAATGATTAAGTCTGTGCTGTCTAATTTTGTCGCAAACCAACGCCAGACTAAGTAGCCAAATAAGACGACTGCCCCCAATTGGATCAGCACGCCCCACAAACCCAGCTCGGCAAACAGCTGTGCCGGTGTACTGTGCAACTGATAAATTAGTTGTGCTTCATATCCAGCCCAGTCTGGCAAATATTCCTGATATAACCAAGGGACATTCCCTAAACCAACACCAGTAAATAAATCACTCTTCCCCATTTGCCAACCGGTCGTCATTGTAATCAGGCGATAAGCAAATTGTCCGCCCCCTTCTCCTGAGAATAGTGCCAACAAGAGACTCCGTAGACGATTATTGGCAAAAATAAAGAGTAAGACGACAAGGACACTGCCCAAAGCACTCAGTACTAACCAAATGCGAGGAATGGCACTGCGAAGGAGCGCGATCGCTAATGCCGTGAGGAGAACTGCCAGTAAGCCCAACCAACCACCCCGAGAACTGGTGGTGTATAAATCCATCAAACCCAAACCAATGCCACTCCACCACAGCCAGCGTCGCCAACCGGGTTCTAAAATCGCCAGTGCTGCCAGTAAAGGGAGGGCTAAGACTAAATAACCGGCTACATAATTTTGATGCCCCAAGGGTGCCCAATTTCGTAACTCTAAAACAGATAAATCAAAACGAACGCTCGCCCCAACGGCTTCTAATTGCTCTAAACGGTCTAATTCGGGGAAAAGGGTTTGCGTTCCCCAAAGCGTAAGGCTAATGAAGATAAAAGCGAGACTTAAATAACCTTGCCAGCGTAAGCAACGGTAACGCCGTTCTGGATGGTCAAACCAATAGTTAAGGGTATAAAGGGCAACAATGAAACATAAACTAGCCCAGCTATACCAGCGAGCAGGATTAGGCAGTTCTGCAAAAATAGTGGTAACAATCAAGCTGGCAATGACAACTCCTACCCCGAAATCCAGGTTGTTGCCCAGTTGTGGAAAACATCTTGCTCTGAAACTGATTCCCAACCCCCACAAGACTGGACAAAGCAAACCTACTTGCCAAATCAATACCCACGGCCAAACCACCATTAAACTATGGCTATCGGGCATTAAAGTAAAGAGAGCATAAAAGCCAGCGGTTAGTAAGGCCAGAAGTTGACCACTGCTAGATTGAGACGGCGAGGAAGTGCGATTCATTTTAATTTAGTACGCGCCTTTAGCCAGGAACAAGATGCGGAACGTTTCCACTAAAATTTCTAAGTCTAAGTTAAATGACCAGTTATCAATATAGTAAAGATCCAAACGCGCCACATCATTGAAATCTTCAAGATCAGACCGTCCCGAAACTTGCCACAGCCCTGTAATGCCCGGTAAGACATTATGGCGAGTATGATGCCAGTGAGTAAAGCGCTCGACATCCCGCGCTGGAAGGGGACGGGGACCGACGAGACTCATTTGACCAGCAAGGACGTTAAACAGTTGCGGAAGTTCATCCAAGCTGGTGCGACGGAGAAATTTACCAATGGGGATAATACGCGGATCATCTTCAATTTTGAAGAGAACACCATCCGTTTTATTTTTTGCTTCGAGGGTCGGCTGTAGCGATTCGGCATTGGGAATCATGGTGCGGAATTTCCACATGGAAAATACTTTGCCGTGTAAGCCCACCCGTTCTTGACAGAAAAAGGGATTGCCCGGAGAACAAAGATAAATCGCGATCGCGATGCCAACCAATAAGGGCAAAATGAAAAGGATGCCCAAAAAAGCGCCAATCACATCCAATCCCCGTTTGAAGCGATATTCCCAAGCCGCGAGCGTGGGGGGTTCCACTCGCAGGGTCGCCACGCCCGCAAATATTTCCGGGACTCCTCGCCGGTACAACATTTCTCGACTGGAGGGAATCAACCGCATGGGAATGCGAAAACGCCGTAACTGCCAATACAAACTAGAAGCAAGTTCGGTTTCCGGTAAATTAGCCACTAAAACTTCTTGCGGATTCGCTTTCAGAATGTGTTTTAACAAGGTGGCATCATGCATTGTCGCAGTTTTTGCGGTGCCAACCACTTGATAATGAGAGCGTTGGTGCAAGGTATCGGATAAGCGATGAATTTGATCGGGATTACCAATAATAAAAACAGAGATCGGCGGTTGTTTGGCAGCACAGTGTTTGAGAATGAGCGTCGCGAGTAAGCGAAAGCCAATGAGGAGAAAAATGCTACTCAGCCAAGCGGTAAAAAACAGCGATCGCGGTGGATCAAGCTTGGGATCATAAAAGTAACTTAAGACTAGCGATCCTAAATAAACCGCACTGGTTATTCTGCCCAGTTGCAAATAATTTTTCCATTGGGTGGCAGACGTGTATAATCCCGCTTGAGTCAAACCGAGAATAATGATTCCAGAAAAAATCCAAAAGGGACTCGGGATTCCCAACCATGTCCACCAAACGAGTTGCGAAGGAATCGGCGAATAAAATTGATTGAGATAACGAGCCAATTGCCACGCGATCGCGAGCGCGAGTAAATCACTGAGGAGAAGAGTCACCATTCGCGACCAAGACCAGTCTAGTAAATTGCCAAGTGTAAACTTTTCTGGGGCACGGATATCCGATTTTTTGCGCTGGAGATGGTTGAGCCACAGACTTTCATTCATTGCAAATGGGTTGACTGGGAGTCGTGCTAATCGTAAGGAACATTACTACTCATTGTTCCCAGATCACTCTTGATCAATATCAAGGCACAACTCCTTTTCCTGTTTTTCCTGCGGAGTAACCCCAATTATTTTTGCTGTTGAGCAACTTCCATTTCTTCCGATGGCGGCAGTAACCGTTTAGAAGAAGGGCGAAACTTATCCGTTTCGCGCAGCCGTTGACTCAGAAAACGACAAATTTCAAGAATGATATGGGGGCGTTGACTGATCACACTGATAAAACGGCTTTTTTCCAGCTTGAGTAGGGTACAGTCTTGCAGCGCGATCGCGCTTTCCCAATGGGGGGCTTCATCAAACAGGGACACTTCCCCAAAATATTCCCCGACGGAGAGGTGCCGTAAATCTTGGGATTCGCCATCAAAGTCTTTCACAATGCGAACGCTACCTTCGGCAATAATATAAAGATGCGTTCCCCATTTCCCTTCGCTAAAGATGGTTTGACCCGCCAACACTTGTTGTTGTTCGAGGGCTTTGTCAATTAAAAGCAGTTCTTCCAACGATAAGTTCTTAAACAGCGCGACGTTTTTCAGCAGGAGTAAACGATTCATAAGGACATTTTGGAGAGATGGACGATGAAGGATTGGGAGAAACAGTTGTTGTGCCGTATTTTTAACCAGGGGATCCGGATCTTTCATCAAGGCAAAGGGCACGGTTGCCATGACAATTAAGGCACCAATCCGAATCCAACGATCGCGCGCTTCTAATGCCTCTAAGAGCAATTTATACCCTTTAGACCGTAACCACGCTGGCGAGGTGCTCCGAGAAGGAGTAGGCTTGGGCTGGGGTTGACCCATTTCTTCTAAAATCGGCATCAAGGGCAGGGCAAAGCGTCGCTGGGGCAAGGTAGCAAGGACTTCTACGGCATTAGCAACTTCCCGGGGATTGGTGGAATTAAAGGCGCGACTAACCGTATTAACGGTACGGGAGTGCCCTAAGCAGGAGAGAATGTATAACACT
Coding sequences within:
- a CDS encoding polymerase is translated as MNRTSSPSQSSSGQLLALLTAGFYALFTLMPDSHSLMVVWPWVLIWQVGLLCPVLWGLGISFRARCFPQLGNNLDFGVGVVIASLIVTTIFAELPNPARWYSWASLCFIVALYTLNYWFDHPERRYRCLRWQGYLSLAFIFISLTLWGTQTLFPELDRLEQLEAVGASVRFDLSVLELRNWAPLGHQNYVAGYLVLALPLLAALAILEPGWRRWLWWSGIGLGLMDLYTTSSRGGWLGLLAVLLTALAIALLRSAIPRIWLVLSALGSVLVVLLFIFANNRLRSLLLALFSGEGGGQFAYRLITMTTGWQMGKSDLFTGVGLGNVPWLYQEYLPDWAGYEAQLIYQLHSTPAQLFAELGLWGVLIQLGAVVLFGYLVWRWFATKLDSTDLIIAGSLFCALFGYVVVSLTDYQLDNIAISGTLVIYLAAIASILRQKDFVTLPSAPQLGLAGLGFTVAVLIWLFPIHRGWQVSSQGFSALAQAEPNWEGFVERLTQAHKLVPWEPYYSYQLGWNLGERALTAGNAAQHQDLLAQSVNWFEAGLEASRDREFGYTNLGWLQLKQGNPQEATQSFAQSAQLLPAKRGVFYSLGLSLLAHNQTELAVQAFSLEVLRNPIFMTSPLWTLPGLQPIYPQVMASAIAQCSQLLNSDNLSTELETDLHQIRGSFLWWQGNLAGAKEDLQEYGSPLSQAVLKISTGEAVASVEKTLSPSPAQQLLLAWVQPEQRSQHLQQAWIRARKEMIPEERLEALLTSMTNAETFESWLKQKAPTWQYRRQRLGFGVNMRHLGGATPSDYFQVVENIPIVVWLNSLFPTSAYFPDLDLALQPQRQALLQQVEQR
- a CDS encoding exopolysaccharide biosynthesis polyprenyl glycosylphosphotransferase, which codes for MNESLWLNHLQRKKSDIRAPEKFTLGNLLDWSWSRMVTLLLSDLLALAIAWQLARYLNQFYSPIPSQLVWWTWLGIPSPFWIFSGIIILGLTQAGLYTSATQWKNYLQLGRITSAVYLGSLVLSYFYDPKLDPPRSLFFTAWLSSIFLLIGFRLLATLILKHCAAKQPPISVFIIGNPDQIHRLSDTLHQRSHYQVVGTAKTATMHDATLLKHILKANPQEVLVANLPETELASSLYWQLRRFRIPMRLIPSSREMLYRRGVPEIFAGVATLRVEPPTLAAWEYRFKRGLDVIGAFLGILFILPLLVGIAIAIYLCSPGNPFFCQERVGLHGKVFSMWKFRTMIPNAESLQPTLEAKNKTDGVLFKIEDDPRIIPIGKFLRRTSLDELPQLFNVLAGQMSLVGPRPLPARDVERFTHWHHTRHNVLPGITGLWQVSGRSDLEDFNDVARLDLYYIDNWSFNLDLEILVETFRILFLAKGAY